The Castanea sativa cultivar Marrone di Chiusa Pesio chromosome 11, ASM4071231v1 genome contains a region encoding:
- the LOC142617425 gene encoding WAT1-related protein At5g07050-like, translating to MKMEKLSSFLESSKPYFAMISLQFGYAGMNIITKVSLNRGMSHYVLVVYRHAFATAVIAPFALYFERKAQPRITFKVFMQIFVLALLGPVIDQNFYYAGLKYTSPTFSCAMSNMLPAMTFVMAVIFRMEKLNLKKLRCQAKLLGTIVTVGGALLMTLYQGPVLGSNHIPPHKSYTTDTTETSRQNYFKGSMFLIIATLAWAGLFVLQAHALKTYKNHQLSLTSLMCFVGTLQAIAVTFVVEHKPSVWKIGLDMNLLAAAYAGIVTSSISYYVQGLVIKKKGPVFATAFSPLMLIVVACMGSFILKENFFLGSIIGSILIVMGLYSVLWGKHKESIENKVEEIPDVIKSTQVNGDAISKMEHIEADEIEMGKGDKLSSIAITMPMKGNQDTKP from the exons ATGAAAATGGAGAAGCTAAGCAGCTTCCTAGAATCTTCAAAACCTTACTTTGCAATGATATCATTACAATTCGGCTATGCCGGAATGAATATTATCACCAAGGTTTCTCTCAACAGAGGGATGAGCCACTACGTGCTTGTGGTTTATCGCCATGCCTTTGCAACCGCAGTCATAGCCCCCTTTGCTTTATATTTTGAGAG GAAAGCGCAACCCAGAATCACTTTTAAAGTTTTCATGCAGATATTTGTGTTAGCTCTGCTTGG CCCTGTGATTGATCAGAACTTCTATTATGCGGGGCTGAAATATACATCACCAACTTTCTCATGTGCAATGAGCAACATGCTCCCTGCCATGACATTTGTAATGGCTGTCATATTCAG GATGGAGAAGCTAAACCTGAAAAAATTAAGATGCCAAGCGAAGCTACTGGGAACTATAGTGACAGTGGGTGGAGCTTTGTTAATGACCTTGTACCAGGGCCCCGTGTTGGGGTCGAATCACATCCCGCCTCATAAATCTTATACCACAGATACTACTGAAACCTCTCGCCAGAACTATTTCAAGGGCTCTATGTTTCTTATCATTGCTACTCTTGCCTGGGCTGGTCTTTTTGTTTTACAA GCCCATGCTTTGAAGACATACAAGAATCATCAACTCTCTCTTACATCTCTGATGTGTTTTGTGGGCACTCTACAAGCCATTGCTGTCACCTTTGTTGTAGAACACAAACCATCTGTTTGGAAAATTGGACTTGACATGAACCTCCTTGCTGCCGCCTATGCT GGAATCGTAACATCAAGCATTTCATACTATGTCCAAGGACTAGTGATAAAGAAAAAAGGCCCTGTCTTTGCAACTGCTTTTAGCCCCTTGATGCTGATAGTTGTAGCCTGTATGGGCTCCTTCATcctgaaagaaaattttttcctCGGAAG CATTATTGGCTCTATCTTGATTGTCATGGGGCTTTACTCAGTCCTATGGGGAAAGCACAAAGAAAGCATAGAGAATAAGGTTGAGGAAATACCAGATGTCATAAAGAGTACACAAGTAAATGGAGACGCAATTTCAAAAATGGAACATATTGAAGCTGATGAAATAGAAATGGGAAAAGGAGACAAGCTCTCTTCTATTGCCATTACCATGCCCATGAAAGGCAACCAAGACACAAAGccataa